The Leptospira saintgironsiae genome contains the following window.
CTTTCTCTAATTATAACTCATCTAGGGATATTTATCACATTCAGACGAGTGTTGCATAGACTAAGCTATTCTGCTTTAGCTTTCTCTCATATTGTTCTTTGTTATTGGTTAGGAAAGAACGCTTTAGAGATTCTGTCTACTATCGATGGATGGAAACAAGGATTCTAAGATCCCGAAATTGATGGTAAGTAGATTGAATAAGAAAAGAATAAATACAATGACCAGAACTAAAACTAAAAGAATCATCAAAGCGATCCTGATAAATCTGACCTGCAAATAACTGATCCCTAATGTCAAGTTTTGGTAAGTGCTTAACTCAGGACTTTTCCCAAATTTAAGATAATTTCGGATATAAAATGCAGAAACGGCGATAACCGCACCTGCGATCAAGATCCCGAAAGGTTCTGAATAATTTTTTTGGAGAACGAATAGTGGAATATAAACTATATTTCCGATCAAAGTTCCCAGTGCTACAATTCCTAAAAAGTGAAGAAGTGCAGTAGCAAAAGAATGGTTTCGATTACTTTCAGATCTAAATTCTGATTCGTCTTCGCTCAGATTTTTAAGAGAATAAAAACGATCCGCATCATCTTGAGAGAAAAGTTTTCCGATGGTGATCATAAGATAAATCATACCTATGATCCAAGCGAATGCTAAGAATAGAGAAGGTATTACCCAAAAAAGATCTTCTGTTCTTCCTGAACTTGCTCCTGCCAACGCGATATTCGGCATACTGAAAAGCCCATGAATAAAACCGAAAAAGTATAAAACCCTATTTAAAAATGCATAGAAAAATGCTCTGAAATAAAGAGAAAGAAAAGAAGTCAGAGAAAGAACTGCTAAGAATACATAAAAGAAGATCTGCAATCTTTGTCCGAGTAAAACTCTTCCCAATCTGTTTTTGATCTCATCAGGTTGAGAATCGCTAGGAAGACTTGGATCTTCTATTTCTTTTAAGATCTTTTCAGTCAGAAGCATTTGAGAGATTGCACCGCCCTGGAAATAAAATCCAGAGATTGGCTCTCTTGCGGTTCCATCTAATAACGCTTCCATTGTGGAAGTGTCGTTTGTGTTCAGAAATGTAGGTTGAAGGAAAAGTTGAAATCCGCTGACCAATAGAAGAACGAAAGGTATAATGTAAGTAATGGTCAATTTAATGCGAGATTTCATATCGTAATCCGTCTATAGGGCTATGATTTTACTAAGCTGGATTCTCTCCATCTAAAAAGTTGTGAGAAGAAGGACCTGATTTAAAGTAAGAATACAAAAATCGCGATCATTCCAATTCCCACAACCCCCAAAGCTATGAGTACAGTCAGAAGTAGACTGGATTCTCCCGCTTCTAAAGAAGCGTTGGAAGCTGTAGATGTGTTTGAACCGCCAGATTTAGAAACTGGTTTTTCACCGGTGTAAAGTCGGACTTTGATTGAATTTTCTTCTTCGTAAATTTTACCAAAGACATCATTGCCTATTTTGACAATGGTTTCGTTCTCCACACCTTTGTTTTCGGTGGCAACAACTGTTGCTGGAATAGGTTTGATACTTCCGTCTTCCGTTTTGAGTTTCATAGAATCTATGATCCCCATTGTAGTAGGATCACTTCCTGTGAGTTGTACTACAATTTGATCACCAGGTTTGAGTTGGTTGACCGGGATTCCGGAAACAGGAGAAAGAATAAATTTGAACTGAACTCTTGCAGCAGTTGGTGGAATAGAAGCATCTATCCCAGTTGGTACTCCAATTGGGATAATAGGAGCTTCTTCCGGACTAGAATCTTCTTGTGATTCTTCAGAATCCAAAGATTCAAAGGAAGATTTTCCTGAACCAGCCTCATCAATCTTGTCGCGATCGATCAAAGAATACCAAAGACTGATATCAGGTTTGGAATTTCCCATAGCTTGGTTTTGGATCTGGTTGATCAGATATTTGATCTTATCGTCTTCACGTTTATTGATATAATGAATGAGCTGCTCCATAAAATCATCGGAGCGTCCGTTGTTTGAGAATAATTCCTGAAGTTTATTCGTAAGGTTTTTAAGTTGTTTACCTTCGTATTTGATCTTCTGGCAGACATTGGTGATGTCTTTGAAGGTGGTTCCGGATAACGGAATATTGATCAACTCGCTATTTCCTACGGCGATTACCTCGAATCTATCGATTCGACTGGAAACCGGGTCTACGATTCCCCCAAATAAGATGTATAGAGAGGACGCCCCGTCCCTAGACTGAAATAATAAGGAATATACTTGTTCGGATGGCATAAAATTTCGAATGAAACACCGATACTACTATGAGGCCAAATCGGTATCGACTTTTTTTTGACATCCTGCATCGGAATCTGATAATTGTCAAACTAAGGAAATCTGCGGATTTGTTTAATTTCAACCGCCCAACTGATGAATTTCTTCTTTCATAGATCCCCCCTAATCCTACTTCTCACTTCCCGATATATCCGAGGATCCAGAGTCACCGGATTGCTTTCGATCAAATCCAGGATTTCGTTTATCGTCATGGCCGTCGGAGTCGCCCTTCTAATCGTTGTACTTTCTATCTTTAATGGATTCCAGAAGCAACTTAAGGAATCCTTGTGGCAGGGCGGAGAACATATTACAATTGAAAGTAGTTCCAATGGCGGAGAGATCCGAGATTACCAAAAGATCATCAAATATATACAAAACGATCCGGATCTGAAAGACAGGATCATTTCTGTAGAAGGTGGGATCCAAAGCCACGGACTCATCCAAAGATATAACGTATTTTATCCAGTTCTAATCAAGGCAGTCGCTGTTCCAAGCGTGGATGAATTGATAGAACATAAACTTCATAACTTTCCTAGAATAGTTCATTACGATAGGGAAGAGTTAAGCCATCTGAACCGAGAAAGTTATATCATTCTGGGCAAAGAAATGGAGGATCTTTATAATTTCAGTTTGGGCAAACAACTTACTTTAGCTGTTCCAGGCGGAAGATTCTCTCTCGGAAAAGGAGTCGAAGTAAGCGTTCAGAATTTCAGAGTATCTGGATTTTTTAAAACTGGGAACTATAAGTTCGATTCCAGTTTTGTTTATATGTCCTTACCTGTTGCACAGAAATTTTTCAAAATGAAAGATTCTGTAAATCAGATCACTATCAAAGCAAAATCTTTAGATGATCTTGCGATTAGCAAACGTAAACTCTACAGACTTTTTAATAGTTTAGAGTTTGAACAAGAAATAGATGCAGCTTCTTCTTTATCCGTTAGAACAATTGCAGAAGAACAAGAAAATCTTTTAGCAGCTCTGCAGTTAGAAAAGACGATCATCTCCATTATCGTTTTCTTATTTATTATCTTGGCAGCGCTTGGAATGGTCGCTTCCGTATATTCTTTAGTAAGAGCAAAACGTAAGTCTATCGGAGTTTTAAAAGCACTCGGACTTCCTGCTTCCGACATTCTTCTTATCTTTACATTAAATGCAATGCTTGTGGGGATCTTAGCTTCTTTAACTGGTGGAGTTGGAGGAGTATTCTTAGCAAACTCACTCGATACAATTATAGGTTATATAGAAGAGATCATTAATCTTTTGGGACCTTCTTTCACTGGTTCGGATTGGACTCCTGTGGAATTAGTTCCTAAACGGATTTATTATTTTGATAAACTGCCTGTGGATATCAATATACCTTTTATTTTTATGGTAACTACTGCGGCTACAATACTTTCCGGGATCGCCGGATACTTCCCCGCAAGATGGGCCGCAAGTTTGAATCCTGTCGACACCATAAGGAACGACTAACGTGAGCATTATTAAGATCCGGAATCTGGTTAAAAAATATCATATCCTAGAAAAGGAATTTTCCGTACTAGATGGATTGGATATGGACGTGGAAGAAGCTGAAATTTTTTCCATCGAAGGAAAATCCGGGATCGGAAAATCCACTCTTCTAAATATTCTGGGAGCAATGGACAGTTTCGATTCAGGTGAGATTGAAGTCTGCGGAATTAATCTAAACAATCTGGATGAGAAAGGCAAAGAAAGTTTCCGTGCAGAAAAGATTGCATTTATCTTTCAACATCACCTTCTTCTTCCTGACTTTTCAGCTTTAGAGAATGTGAGCATTCCACTTTTGATCAAAGGTTATTCTACTTCTAAAGCGGAGAAGGAAGCTGCCTCCATGTTAGAGAAAGTAGGACTAAAAGAAAGGATCCACAGCCATCCTTCTCAACTATCGGGGGGAGAAAGTGCGAGAGTTGGAGTGGCGAGAGCACTCGTCGCAGGAAAAAAACTCATACTTGCGGATGAACCTACTGGAAATTTGGACAGAGAAAATTCTAGAAATCTGATGGGTCTCATCCAAGAATTGCAAAAGGATCTTAGATTTAGTCTAATACTTGTGACCCATGATATGGAACTGGCAGCACTTGCTCATAAGAGAAACCAGATTTTCCAAGGAAAACTCAAACCCGCAGTGGTTCCTCAAACGGTATAAATATTTATGGATGGCTGTATTTATTGCGGCTTATCCCTTCTCGACTGGAAAAATCGGGGAAAGATAGGATGTGCTCATTGCATCCAATTTTTGGGAGAAGAATATACCAAGTTTATTCCGATCCAGGCAGCTTCTGATTGGGAACCTCCTTCTCATTTTACTGCAATTGATACCTGGGAAAAATTCAGAAAAACAAATTGGGAAGAAGGTTTGTCCTATATAGATTCTCACAGGTTACCGTTTACATATAGGTTCCGAATCGCCAGAAATCCGAAACATTCAACTTATACCAAACGAACAGAGAAGACGGACCAGTTTCTAAACAGATTTATAGAAGAGTCTACTTCCCAGGTGGAAGATCTAAATTCAGGAAAAAAACATCCGAACTTAGAATTAAAACAAAGAATTCCCTGGAATTCAGGGACATTAGTAATGGGAGACGAGGATCATATTCGTTGGGAATATGTGACTGATTCTCTGGTTGAGTTAAACTCTGTCCTAAAATCTGATTTTTTAACGAAATTCGAGGCGGAAGATAAGTTTGATTTTCAAAAAGGGATCGGATTCATCAATTCCTGTCCGACAAATTCTGGTTTTGGAGACAAACTTTCTGTTTCTATTCCGGCGAGACTTGCGGACTCGGGAGAGTTAAGGGATTTCAGGCTGCCTACAGACTGGGGCTTCTATCGGGAAGAATTGAAGGGCAGATTGGTTTTTTTCCGAAAAAATTTCGGCCCAAATAGAAAAAATTCCTTTTTCAATTTGGTTTCGTATTTAGCCTTACTGGTAATAAGCGGAAAAGAAGGGACAAAAGCCTCATTTGCCCCGTAATCCTTTTTGGTTAACTAGTCCGATATATTCTTTAAGGGAGATTCCGGCTCCCAGTTGGAAATTGGATGCGAATACAGTCTAACCTACAGAACCCATCAGGAAGGGCGTGCAATTATGTTGGAATTTACTAAAAGAGCAAAACGAGTAATCAACGAGATCGCGCAAGACGAAGCAAAACGTCTTGGTAGCGAATTTATCGGCCCTGAACATATCTTACTAGGATTGTTAAAGGAAGAAGATTCGGTCGCGATAAAAATACTGAATAACCTGAACATCAACCTGAACGAACTTCGTAAAGAAGTAGAGCGCAGGACCAGGGAGAACTCCGGCACATTGTTGATGGACATGGCCCAAGGACAGGATCGATACCAAAAAATTATCGAACTCTCTAAGGAAGAAGCCAAACGTCTTAAACACAACTATGTTGGAACTGAACATATTCTTCTAGCATTATTGCGAGATAATAATAATATCGCAGGCGGAGCGTTATACTCCTTTAGCGTGAATTATAATGTGATCAAAGGAGAGATCTTACGTCTATTAGGCGCTCCTCCTACAAGCACAGTTGGAGTATCCAGCCAGCCAACTGCTCAACCTGGAACTCCTCGCGCTGAAAAAACTAAAACTCCTATCTTGGATGAGTTCGCAAGAGATCTTACTCAATTAGC
Protein-coding sequences here:
- a CDS encoding LIC_10230 family protein, translating into MKSRIKLTITYIIPFVLLLVSGFQLFLQPTFLNTNDTSTMEALLDGTAREPISGFYFQGGAISQMLLTEKILKEIEDPSLPSDSQPDEIKNRLGRVLLGQRLQIFFYVFLAVLSLTSFLSLYFRAFFYAFLNRVLYFFGFIHGLFSMPNIALAGASSGRTEDLFWVIPSLFLAFAWIIGMIYLMITIGKLFSQDDADRFYSLKNLSEDESEFRSESNRNHSFATALLHFLGIVALGTLIGNIVYIPLFVLQKNYSEPFGILIAGAVIAVSAFYIRNYLKFGKSPELSTYQNLTLGISYLQVRFIRIALMILLVLVLVIVFILFLFNLLTINFGILESLFPSIDSRQNL
- a CDS encoding ABC transporter permease; the encoded protein is MNFFFHRSPLILLLTSRYIRGSRVTGLLSIKSRISFIVMAVGVALLIVVLSIFNGFQKQLKESLWQGGEHITIESSSNGGEIRDYQKIIKYIQNDPDLKDRIISVEGGIQSHGLIQRYNVFYPVLIKAVAVPSVDELIEHKLHNFPRIVHYDREELSHLNRESYIILGKEMEDLYNFSLGKQLTLAVPGGRFSLGKGVEVSVQNFRVSGFFKTGNYKFDSSFVYMSLPVAQKFFKMKDSVNQITIKAKSLDDLAISKRKLYRLFNSLEFEQEIDAASSLSVRTIAEEQENLLAALQLEKTIISIIVFLFIILAALGMVASVYSLVRAKRKSIGVLKALGLPASDILLIFTLNAMLVGILASLTGGVGGVFLANSLDTIIGYIEEIINLLGPSFTGSDWTPVELVPKRIYYFDKLPVDINIPFIFMVTTAATILSGIAGYFPARWAASLNPVDTIRND
- a CDS encoding ABC transporter ATP-binding protein produces the protein MSIIKIRNLVKKYHILEKEFSVLDGLDMDVEEAEIFSIEGKSGIGKSTLLNILGAMDSFDSGEIEVCGINLNNLDEKGKESFRAEKIAFIFQHHLLLPDFSALENVSIPLLIKGYSTSKAEKEAASMLEKVGLKERIHSHPSQLSGGESARVGVARALVAGKKLILADEPTGNLDRENSRNLMGLIQELQKDLRFSLILVTHDMELAALAHKRNQIFQGKLKPAVVPQTV
- a CDS encoding ATP--guanido phosphotransferase produces the protein MDGCIYCGLSLLDWKNRGKIGCAHCIQFLGEEYTKFIPIQAASDWEPPSHFTAIDTWEKFRKTNWEEGLSYIDSHRLPFTYRFRIARNPKHSTYTKRTEKTDQFLNRFIEESTSQVEDLNSGKKHPNLELKQRIPWNSGTLVMGDEDHIRWEYVTDSLVELNSVLKSDFLTKFEAEDKFDFQKGIGFINSCPTNSGFGDKLSVSIPARLADSGELRDFRLPTDWGFYREELKGRLVFFRKNFGPNRKNSFFNLVSYLALLVISGKEGTKASFAP